One window of Stenotrophomonas indicatrix genomic DNA carries:
- a CDS encoding MBL fold metallo-hydrolase, giving the protein MKNDSFNAPAPGSRRRFLASCAGVAAAALVPVGAAASPAALRSLRAQRLAWAGVRLQLPEGTLLIDPLVNPATWGKALPDRLVPVNDVLGESHVLITHIHSDHFDAGAVAAALGKGGSLAYPAGLQPMPLPAAARARPSALWEPQLLGDFTATPVPASDGYGDTQVSWVVTAGGRRIFHGGDTQWHGHWWRIGRQFGPFDAAFLPINGATFGWREPVSGQPGVLTPEQAVAAAAILGARTLVPIHYGINGMDKYVEVDDPLGRLRHAARDRTVAVQVVEPGAWLTWPT; this is encoded by the coding sequence ATGAAGAACGATTCGTTCAACGCGCCGGCCCCGGGTAGCCGCAGACGTTTTCTTGCCAGTTGCGCCGGTGTGGCCGCCGCGGCGCTGGTCCCTGTCGGTGCCGCTGCATCACCGGCGGCGCTGCGCAGCCTGCGCGCTCAGCGACTGGCGTGGGCCGGGGTGCGGCTGCAGTTGCCGGAAGGTACGCTGCTGATTGATCCGCTGGTAAATCCCGCAACATGGGGCAAGGCGCTGCCGGACCGGCTGGTACCGGTGAACGATGTACTGGGCGAAAGCCATGTATTGATTACCCACATCCACTCGGACCACTTCGATGCAGGCGCGGTCGCGGCGGCGCTCGGCAAAGGGGGATCACTCGCATATCCAGCTGGCCTGCAGCCCATGCCGCTACCCGCAGCCGCACGTGCACGGCCGAGCGCGCTGTGGGAGCCCCAGCTGCTGGGCGACTTCACTGCAACGCCGGTACCGGCATCGGATGGCTACGGCGATACGCAGGTGTCCTGGGTGGTAACAGCGGGTGGCCGACGCATCTTCCATGGCGGCGACACCCAATGGCACGGCCACTGGTGGCGCATAGGTCGCCAGTTCGGACCGTTCGATGCGGCCTTCCTCCCCATCAATGGCGCCACGTTCGGCTGGCGCGAACCCGTAAGTGGACAGCCTGGGGTACTGACGCCGGAGCAGGCGGTGGCTGCGGCGGCAATCCTCGGCGCGCGCACGCTGGTGCCCATTCACTATGGCATCAACGGAATGGACAAGTATGTGGAAGTGGACGACCCGCTTGGGCGGCTTC